A stretch of Mobula birostris isolate sMobBir1 chromosome 2, sMobBir1.hap1, whole genome shotgun sequence DNA encodes these proteins:
- the gjb7 gene encoding gap junction beta-7 protein, with translation MSWSLLQDVLSGVNQYSTVVGRIWLSVVFIFRVLVYVVAAERVWSDDQKDFTCNTEQPGCENVCFDYFFPVSHARLWALQLIMVSTPSLMVVMHVGYRERREKKLHKKLYKNKGDLGGGLWWTYFFSLVFKTIVELGSLLIFHWMFHGFSVPRLLKCEVAPCPNTVDCFVGRPTEKTIFLYCMAVSSSLCVLLNVCEMSYLVVKHFRDTWERRSCKKEPRLNCKCESGYCNMKTFRNGTVKSAPSIHTM, from the coding sequence ATGAGCTGGAGTTTGCTGCAAGATGTTTTGAGTGGGGTGAATCAGTACTCCACGGTAGTTGGAAGAATTTGGCTGAGTGTTGTATTCATATTCCGGGTCCTAGTCTACGTAGTGGCAGCAGAACGAGTCTGGAGTGACGATCAGAAGGACTTCACCTGCAACACAGAGCAACCCGGCTGTGAGAATGTGTGTTTTGACTATTTCTTCCCCGTGTCACATGCAAGGCTGTGGGCTCTGCAACTGATCATGGTTTCTACCCCTTCCCTTATGGTTGTCATGCATGTGGGTTACAGAGAGCGCCGGGAAAAGAAGCTCCATAAGAAACTGTACAAAAACAAAGGGGACTTAGGTGGGGGTCTCTGGTGGACTTATTTCTTTAGCCTGGTGTTCAAGACCATTGTTGAGCTCGGCTCGTTGTTAAtttttcactggatgtttcacgGTTTCTCGGTTCCCCGCCTTTTGAAATGTGAGGTTGCACCCTGCCCCAACACAGTGGATTGTTTTGTCGGTCGGCCAACGGAGAAGACAATCTTCCTGTACTGCATGGCTGTCTCTTCTTCACTGTGCGTCCTgctgaatgtctgtgagatgaGTTACTTGGTGGTCAAGCACTTCAGGGATACCTGGGAGAGGAGGTCTTGCAAGAAAGAACCCAGGCTCAATTGCAAATGTGAGTCAGGATATTGTAATATGAAAACATTCAGGAATGGCACCGTGAAGTCTGCTCCAAGTATTCACACAATGTGA